The following DNA comes from Halofilum ochraceum.
CGGCCGTGACGTCGAGATCGGCATTGCGGGCCCAGGTGGCGAGTTCCGATGGCCGGATGAGGCGGGCGTATTCGTGGGTGCCCCGCGGCAGTAACCCCAGCAGATACTCGGCCCCGACGATCGCGAACAGCCAGGCCTTCGGGGTGCGATTGATGGTCGAGAACACGACCGTGCCGCCGGGGCGCAACAGCGCGGCGCAGGCGCGCACGATCGCGGCGGGATCCGGCACGTGTTCCAGCATCTCCATGCAGGTGACGACATCGAACGATTCCGGTTCGCTCGCGGCCAGGTCTTCGGCGGACTGTTCACGGTAGTCGACCGCAACGTCGTGCTCGCTGGCGTGCGTTCGCGCGGCCGTGAGCGCCTCGGTGGCGAGGTCGATACCGACCACGTCGGCGCCGCGCAGGGCCATGGACTCGGCCAGGATCCCGCCGCCGCAGCCGACGTCCGCGACCCGCCGACCGGAAAGCCCGCCGGCCTGGCGTTCGATCCAGCCGAGCCGCAGGGGGTTGATCGCGTGCAGGGGGGCACATTCGCCCTCCGGATCCCACCAGCGGCTGGCGAGGTCGGAGAACTTGCGCAGTTCGGCCGGATCGGCGTTGTCCATACCCGAATCTCCGTTCGATTGCTCAGCGGGCGCCACCGATCCGCTCCTGCCATGCGGCCGTGCGGTTCGCGAGATCGTCCGGGTCCAGAGTCACGAGCTGGCCATTTCGGACCTGCGGGCGTCCGGCGATCCAGACATCGCTGACCTGGTGACGGCCGGTGGCGTACACGAGCTGCGAGACGACATCGTAGATTGGCCGGGTCTCGAGCGGTGTCAGATCGACGGCGACAAGATCGGCCGCCTTGCCTTCCTCGATCGAGCCCGTCACCTCCCCGAGCCCGATCGCCCGCGCGCCGTTGATGGTCGCCATGCGCAGTGCGACATCGGCCGGGACGGCCTCCGCATCTTCGGCCACGGCCTTCGCGATCAGGGCGGCGGTGCGCATCTCGCCGAACATGTCGAGGTCGTTGTTCGAGGCGGCCCCATCCGTGCCGAGTGCCACATTGATGCCCGCTTTCTGCAATCGCTGAACCGGAGCGAAACCACTGGCGAGCTTGAGATTGGACTCCGGGCAGTGAATCACGCTGGCGCCGGTGCGGGCGAAGGCCTCGATCTCGTCGTCTTCCGCGACCGTCATGTGGACCGCCGCGAAGCCTGGCGAAAGCAGGCCCAGCCGTTCGAGCCGCGCGAGCGGGCGCTCCCCGTGATCGGCCATGGCCCGGTCGCACTCGCCCCGGGTCTCTTGGACGTGCATCTGGATCGGTACATCCAGCTCGTCCGCGTACATGCGGACCCGTTCGAGCGGCTCGTCGGAAACGGTGTACGGCGCGTGCGGCGCGAACGCCGTATGGATCATCGCATTGCTGCGGTAGCGATCGTGCAGCGCCAGCCCCTTCTCGAAGTACTGATCCGGTCCGTCGGCATACTGGGTCGGGAAATCGAGCACGATCATGCCGACCACCGCGCGCATGCCGATCTCTTCGGCCAGCCGTGCAGTGACCTCGGGGAAGAAATACATGTCGTTGAGGCAGGTGGTCCCGCCGCGCAGCATCTCGGCGAAGGCGAGGCCGCTGCCGTCATGGACGAACGACTCATCGACCCAGCGGCCCTCTGCCGGCCAGATGTGTTCCTGCAGCCACTGCATCAGCGGCAGGTCATCGGCCAGACCGCGCAGCAGCGACATGGCGGCGTGCGTATGGGCGTTGACCATTCCCGGCATCAGGGCGTGGCCGGTCAGGTCTACGGTTTCCGCATCGGGCCAGCGGCGCTGCGCCTCCTCGCCGGGGAGTATCGCGGCGATGATGCCGTCACGCACGGCCACCGCATGACCGGGGAGGACGCGATCGGCTTCGTCGACGGTGACCACCCAGCTCGGCAGGAGCAGGGTATCGGGGCAATCCTGGGGCTCGTTCATGGCCATGCACGATACCGCCGGGGTATCGGCCGGACAAGGCGCCATGGCCGCTTTTGCCGCCGGATCGTCGTGGTCGTGTCCGCGGCGGCCTTGTACACTGCCGGACAGTTGCGTGGAGTGAATACGAATGTCCCCTGACGTTTCCGTCGACAGCGTACGTGCGATGGTCTGGCACGGCGATCGCCTGGCGCTGCTCGATCAGCGCCGGCTGCCACTCGAGGAGGCCTGGGTGGACTGTGCCGATGCGCCGGCGGTCGCCGCTGCGATCCGGGACATGGTCGTGCGCGGCGCGCCCGCGATCGGAATCGCGGCCGCCTACGGCGTTGCGCTCGCCGCCCGCACCGGCACCGATCTCGGCTCGGCCGTGGCCACGCTGGGACAGGCGCGGCCGACCGCGATCAACCTGCACTGGGCGCTGGAGCGGATGAGCCGGGTGGCGGCCGCGGCGGGGCCCGACGAACGCGCCGCGCGCCTCGTCCGCGAAGCCGAGACGATGCACGCCGAGGATCTGGCCGCAAACCACACACTCGGTGTGGCCGGCGCAGCGGAGATCGACGGCCCGACGGGCGTGTTGACCCACTGCAACACCGGGGCTCTGGCAACCGGCGGGTTCGGGACCGCGCTCGGTGTCATCCGGGCCGGCTGGGCCGATGGCCGGATCGACGCCGTGTTCATGGGCGAAACGCGTCCGTGGCTGCAGGGCGCGCGCCTGACCGCATGGGAACTCGCCCGCGAGGGGATCGACGGCCGGGTGATCGTCGACGGCGCCGCGGCGGCGCTGATGGCCAGTGGCCGGATCGGATGGGTCGTTGTCGGGGCCGACCGGGTCGCCGCCAACGGTGATGTGGCCAACAAGATCGGGACCTGTGGGCTGGCCGTTCTGGCGCGCCACTACGGCGTTCGTTTCATGGTCGCCGCCCCGGCATCGACCATCGATCCGGCGACCGCGGATGGCGGGTCGATTCCGATCGAAACCCGGCCCGAAGACGAGGTCCTGGCCTGGGCCGGGCAGCGGGTGGCCCCGCCCGATGCCCGCGCATGGAATCCGGTGTTCGATGTGACCCCGGCGGCGCTGATCGATGTGCTGGTGACCGAATACGGTGTCCTGCACAATCCGGATGCCGCCGCCCTGGCGCGGCTGCAGGAAGGCGCCGCAGACGCTGTGGTGCAGTGAGCGTCCGCGCGGTCGACAGGGTCATGGCGGACTCGTAAGATCAAGACTTTACAGGAGGACAGTGCTGCATGACGGCCCGGAAAAGCCTGCTGATCCAGTTGTTCGCCCGCGACGAGCCCGGCCTGGTCTCGTCGGTATCCGGCTGCCTGTTCGATCTGGGCCTCAACCTCGGGGATACCACCTTCGCCGTGCTCGGGACCGGGGCGGAATTCACGGTGGTGGTCGAGGAACCGGTACCGGTGGAAATCGCGGAGATCGAGCAGCGGCTGAAAGAACTGCCGGAGCTCGATGGCGCGGATATCCGCGTCGAGCAGTTCGATATCGCGCCCGTCCACGGCCCGTCGGCCCGGATTACCCACCGCATTACCATCCGTGGCGATGATCAGCCCGGTCTGGTCACGCGCCTGACCGAGGTTTTCGGCGACTACGAAGCGAATATCGTCCGCCTGAACGCCGAGCGCATCCCGAGCGGCAGCGGATCGACCTATGTCATCCGCCTCGCGGTCTGGTTGCCCGAGAGCCGGGCGGACGCCTGTATCGCCGCGGTCCGCAATACCGCAAGCCAGCTCCAGCTCTCGACCGAGTGGCAGCGCGCCTGATGGTGGGCGAGCGTGCGCTGAATGCCGCCGGCGCGGCGGTGTGTTTCGGCGCGCTCGCCTACGGCATCCTGTGGTTGCAGATGCGGCTCGATCTCGAGCCCTGTCCACTATGCATACTCGATCGGGTCGCGTTCTCCACGGCGGGGGTGATCTTCCTGCTGGCCGCATTGCATGGCCCCCGCGGCAATGGCCGCCGTGTCTACGCCGGGCTCACCCTGTTGCCGCTGGCATTCGGGCTGGCGGTGGGTGGCCGTCATCTGTGGCTGCAGAGCCTGCCGGCCGATCAGGTCCCCGCCTGCGGTCCCAGCCTCGACTACATGCTGGAGAATTTCCCGCTCCAGCAGGCGATCGACATGGCCCTTCGGGGTTCGGGCTCCTGCGCCGATATCCAGTGGCAGTTCCTCGGGCTCTCCATCCCCGCGTGGACGCTGTTCCTGTTCGTCGTCCTCACGCTGATCGCGCTGGTGCAGCTGTTCCGGCCGGTCGAGCGGCGCCTGTTCTGATGGCGGGCAAGAGCGTCGACCGGTTCCGCGCGGCCCTGATGCAGCGACGGCTGACCGATACCATCGTCACGCTCGATGCGAGTGCCCGTACGGCCGATGACGCGGCCGCGGCACTCGGATGCGCCACGGGTGCCATCGTGAAGTCGCTGGTGTTTTCCGGTCCCGGGGCGCAACCGCTGCTCGTGCTCGGCACGGGCGATGGCCGGGTCGATGAAGCGCGGGTCGGCGAGCGTGTCGGTGGCCCGGTCGCACTCGGCGACGCCCGGTTCGTGCGCGACGCGGCCGGCTATGCGATCGGCGGCGTGCCGCCATTCGGTCATAATCAGGATCTCCCGACCCTGATCGATCGCCGACTGGAACGCTATGCCACGATCTGGGCGGCTGCTGGCACGCCGGAAACCGTCTTCTCTATGACGCTTACGGATCTTATCCGTGCAACCGGGGGCGAGGTCGTCGAAGTCGGTTAGCGGCGCGGCGGGCGGAGGTCTGCCCGGAGTCAGTCGTCGTCGCCCGGTTTGTCGTCGGCCGTTG
Coding sequences within:
- the mtnA gene encoding S-methyl-5-thioribose-1-phosphate isomerase gives rise to the protein MSPDVSVDSVRAMVWHGDRLALLDQRRLPLEEAWVDCADAPAVAAAIRDMVVRGAPAIGIAAAYGVALAARTGTDLGSAVATLGQARPTAINLHWALERMSRVAAAAGPDERAARLVREAETMHAEDLAANHTLGVAGAAEIDGPTGVLTHCNTGALATGGFGTALGVIRAGWADGRIDAVFMGETRPWLQGARLTAWELAREGIDGRVIVDGAAAALMASGRIGWVVVGADRVAANGDVANKIGTCGLAVLARHYGVRFMVAAPASTIDPATADGGSIPIETRPEDEVLAWAGQRVAPPDARAWNPVFDVTPAALIDVLVTEYGVLHNPDAAALARLQEGAADAVVQ
- a CDS encoding glycine cleavage system protein R — translated: MTARKSLLIQLFARDEPGLVSSVSGCLFDLGLNLGDTTFAVLGTGAEFTVVVEEPVPVEIAEIEQRLKELPELDGADIRVEQFDIAPVHGPSARITHRITIRGDDQPGLVTRLTEVFGDYEANIVRLNAERIPSGSGSTYVIRLAVWLPESRADACIAAVRNTASQLQLSTEWQRA
- a CDS encoding YbaK/EbsC family protein is translated as MAGKSVDRFRAALMQRRLTDTIVTLDASARTADDAAAALGCATGAIVKSLVFSGPGAQPLLVLGTGDGRVDEARVGERVGGPVALGDARFVRDAAGYAIGGVPPFGHNQDLPTLIDRRLERYATIWAAAGTPETVFSMTLTDLIRATGGEVVEVG
- a CDS encoding TRZ/ATZ family hydrolase, encoding MAMNEPQDCPDTLLLPSWVVTVDEADRVLPGHAVAVRDGIIAAILPGEEAQRRWPDAETVDLTGHALMPGMVNAHTHAAMSLLRGLADDLPLMQWLQEHIWPAEGRWVDESFVHDGSGLAFAEMLRGGTTCLNDMYFFPEVTARLAEEIGMRAVVGMIVLDFPTQYADGPDQYFEKGLALHDRYRSNAMIHTAFAPHAPYTVSDEPLERVRMYADELDVPIQMHVQETRGECDRAMADHGERPLARLERLGLLSPGFAAVHMTVAEDDEIEAFARTGASVIHCPESNLKLASGFAPVQRLQKAGINVALGTDGAASNNDLDMFGEMRTAALIAKAVAEDAEAVPADVALRMATINGARAIGLGEVTGSIEEGKAADLVAVDLTPLETRPIYDVVSQLVYATGRHQVSDVWIAGRPQVRNGQLVTLDPDDLANRTAAWQERIGGAR
- the ubiG gene encoding bifunctional 2-polyprenyl-6-hydroxyphenol methylase/3-demethylubiquinol 3-O-methyltransferase UbiG, with product MDNADPAELRKFSDLASRWWDPEGECAPLHAINPLRLGWIERQAGGLSGRRVADVGCGGGILAESMALRGADVVGIDLATEALTAARTHASEHDVAVDYREQSAEDLAASEPESFDVVTCMEMLEHVPDPAAIVRACAALLRPGGTVVFSTINRTPKAWLFAIVGAEYLLGLLPRGTHEYARLIRPSELATWARNADLDVTAERGLTYNPLTRRYHLGDDIDVNYMLACHASTDA
- a CDS encoding disulfide bond formation protein B; the encoded protein is MVGERALNAAGAAVCFGALAYGILWLQMRLDLEPCPLCILDRVAFSTAGVIFLLAALHGPRGNGRRVYAGLTLLPLAFGLAVGGRHLWLQSLPADQVPACGPSLDYMLENFPLQQAIDMALRGSGSCADIQWQFLGLSIPAWTLFLFVVLTLIALVQLFRPVERRLF